In Prochlorococcus marinus XMU1406, the genomic stretch TCCATATAATGAAACCCCTAAAGAGAAACTAGTTTTAATTGAGCCTAATATTGAAGTTCATATTGATATGCGCGATTCTCTTCTAAAGATGAGAGAAGCAGCCAAAAAGGATGGGATATATTTGGTCTTCTTAAGTGGTTATAGATCAATAAATTTGCAAAACAATATCTTTTATTCTTTAAAATCTATTAGAAATCAAGAAGCGGCAGAAAGAGCTAGAGTTTCAGCCCCTCCAGGATATTCTGAACATAGTACTGGTTTTGCCATTGATATTGGAGATGCTACTCAAAGAGAAACGGACTTTGAGGCCGAATTCGAAAATACTGACGCCTTTAAATGGTTAATAAAGAATGCACCTAAATTTCACTTTAAGTTATCTTTCCCCAAAGATAATAAATATATAGATTATGAACCTTGGCATTGGAGATATGAGGGATCAATTGAAGCTTTAAAAGTTTTTGAAATTTCAAATAGAAAATCACAAATTTAGTTCATTCAATATGATGTATGTTTGTCAAAGTCTTAAAGAGAAAATTCTCATAATAAGCATTCTTTGGGTTAGCCTTAATAAAGTCAATCTAC encodes the following:
- a CDS encoding M15 family metallopeptidase; its protein translation is MELNKDIDQFDIPLAKRTYLNNPNSTLLKKLLIFSPFLFLIFSVASLRFIRNVELIPLNNLKFQVERNHDARILGHLPYNETPKEKLVLIEPNIEVHIDMRDSLLKMREAAKKDGIYLVFLSGYRSINLQNNIFYSLKSIRNQEAAERARVSAPPGYSEHSTGFAIDIGDATQRETDFEAEFENTDAFKWLIKNAPKFHFKLSFPKDNKYIDYEPWHWRYEGSIEALKVFEISNRKSQI